Proteins encoded within one genomic window of Acidiferrobacter thiooxydans:
- a CDS encoding GatB/YqeY domain-containing protein gives MTLKEQIAEDMKTAMRAKDVSRLEAIRMLRAAIQRREVDERASLDDSGVLAVLEKLVRQGQESIQQFSAAGRADLVEKEESALAVWSAYRPAPLSAGEIEALIQEAVAHTEATSIRDMGRVVAHIKPRVQGRADMAAVSARIKERLS, from the coding sequence ATGACGCTGAAGGAGCAGATCGCCGAGGACATGAAGACGGCGATGCGCGCCAAGGATGTCTCGAGGCTCGAGGCCATCCGTATGCTGAGGGCCGCCATCCAGCGCCGCGAGGTGGACGAACGGGCGTCGTTGGATGACAGTGGGGTGCTTGCCGTCCTGGAGAAACTCGTGCGTCAGGGCCAGGAGTCCATCCAGCAGTTCAGTGCCGCGGGCCGCGCAGACCTCGTGGAAAAGGAGGAGTCGGCGCTTGCCGTGTGGTCCGCCTACCGGCCGGCCCCCTTGTCCGCGGGCGAGATCGAGGCCCTTATCCAGGAGGCCGTGGCGCATACCGAGGCCACTTCGATCCGGGACATGGGTCGCGTGGTGGCGCATATCAAGCCGCGCGTGCAGGGCCGCGCCGACATGGCCGCGGTCAGCGCGCGTATCAAGGAGCGATTGAGTTAG
- a CDS encoding Fic family protein: MQALQKGGQRVFQSKSLDRLHRERLLRNGFVQEVMKGWLISSSPSAREGDSTPWYASFWEFCARYCADRFGDKWHLSPEQSLLVHAENTVIPTQLVVYTPQGKNNIVNLLFGTSIYDLKQADMPPAGDVVTRDGLRLYIPAAALVKVPGSFFNRYPIESQVALASIGDASDVLRRLLDGGHSVVAGRLAGAFRRIGRPDIADEIVAAMKAANYTIRDTDPFAAQQAFGTLRPATAPVAGRMEAMWQAMREPVMAVFPKAPGLPKDRGDYIRFVDGIYKSDAYHSLSIEGYSVTPVLIDRVRAGGWDPDHHDDDCKNRDALAARGYWQAFQAVKGSVSEIVAGANPGALARGAHRDWYRELFQPCVAAGLLRAGALAGYRNDAVYLRTSRYVPPRWEAVRDAMPALFDLLEQETEPGVRAVLGHWMFGYIHPYPDGNGRMARFIMNAMLASGGYPWTVVRIEDRNGYLSALDSASIDSNIEPFAKFIAERVQWSMKQSGPS; encoded by the coding sequence TTGCAGGCCCTCCAGAAGGGAGGCCAGCGCGTCTTCCAATCCAAGAGCCTCGACCGCCTCCATCGCGAGCGTCTGCTGCGCAACGGCTTCGTTCAGGAGGTGATGAAGGGATGGCTCATCTCTTCAAGCCCAAGCGCGCGCGAGGGTGACAGCACCCCTTGGTATGCATCCTTCTGGGAGTTTTGTGCCCGCTACTGTGCAGACCGCTTCGGTGACAAGTGGCATTTGTCGCCCGAGCAGTCGCTTCTTGTACACGCCGAGAATACCGTCATTCCAACGCAACTCGTCGTCTACACGCCGCAGGGCAAGAACAACATCGTCAACCTGCTCTTCGGCACCTCGATCTACGATCTCAAGCAGGCCGACATGCCGCCCGCCGGCGACGTCGTGACGCGCGACGGCTTGCGCCTCTACATACCCGCTGCCGCGCTGGTCAAAGTACCGGGGTCGTTCTTTAATCGCTATCCGATTGAATCGCAAGTGGCGCTGGCCAGCATAGGCGATGCTTCTGATGTGCTGCGCCGGTTGCTAGACGGCGGCCATTCTGTAGTGGCGGGACGACTGGCTGGTGCTTTTCGCCGCATCGGACGCCCAGATATCGCCGATGAGATCGTCGCGGCGATGAAAGCCGCGAACTACACCATTCGCGACACCGATCCGTTTGCCGCGCAGCAGGCGTTCGGCACGTTGCGGCCCGCGACCGCTCCGGTTGCCGGGCGCATGGAGGCGATGTGGCAGGCGATGCGCGAGCCCGTAATGGCGGTATTCCCGAAAGCCCCGGGTCTGCCGAAGGATCGCGGCGACTACATTAGGTTCGTCGATGGAATCTACAAAAGCGATGCCTACCACTCGCTCTCGATCGAGGGCTACAGCGTTACACCCGTGCTGATCGACCGCGTCCGCGCGGGCGGCTGGGACCCCGATCATCATGATGATGATTGCAAGAATCGCGATGCGCTGGCGGCGCGCGGTTATTGGCAGGCGTTTCAGGCGGTGAAGGGGAGTGTGAGCGAGATCGTCGCCGGCGCCAATCCCGGCGCGCTGGCGCGTGGCGCGCACCGCGACTGGTATCGCGAACTCTTTCAGCCCTGCGTCGCTGCGGGGCTACTGCGCGCGGGTGCGCTCGCGGGCTACCGCAATGACGCGGTGTACCTGCGAACGTCCCGCTACGTGCCGCCGCGCTGGGAGGCCGTGCGGGATGCCATGCCCGCGCTTTTCGATCTGCTGGAGCAGGAGACGGAGCCCGGAGTCCGGGCTGTTCTTGGGCATTGGATGTTCGGCTATATCCATCCGTATCCGGATGGAAACGGGCGCATGGCGCGCTTTATAATGAATGCGATGCTCGCCTCGGGCGGTTATCCGTGGACGGTCGTGCGCATTGAGGACCGGAACGGTTATCTTTCCGCCCTCGATAGCGCCAGTATCGATTCGAACATCGAGCCCTTCGCCAAGTTCATCGCCGAGCGGGTGCAGTGGTCGATGAAGCAGTCGGGGCCTTCATGA
- a CDS encoding tyrosine-type recombinase/integrase: protein MPLSTAALAVLDGLHRRLDGRVWGIRSFRPPICARTPSQAFERVCKAANIEGLTFHDLRHEATSGLFEKGLNPMQVAAIHGTQNPADAEAIHAPAG, encoded by the coding sequence GTGCCGCTCTCCACGGCGGCGTTGGCGGTCCTGGACGGGCTGCACCGGCGCCTCGATGGGCGCGTGTGGGGTATAAGGTCATTCAGGCCTCCAATATGCGCCCGGACTCCATCCCAGGCCTTCGAGAGGGTCTGCAAGGCCGCCAACATCGAGGGCCTGACCTTCCACGATCTGCGGCATGAGGCGACCAGCGGGCTCTTTGAGAAGGGCCTCAATCCTATGCAGGTGGCGGCCATCCACGGGACACAAAACCCTGCAGATGCTGAAGCGATACACGCACCTGCGGGCTGA
- the rpoD gene encoding RNA polymerase sigma factor RpoD encodes MNPTETARRATLMDQETQRLQLKKLILQGKEQGFLTYRDINDHLPEDVHDADQIETVISMINDMGIEVYDQAPDPDTLLMKNDSATTPDDDEVVEEAEQVLASAVEGEFGRTTDPVRMYMREMGTVELLTREGEIDLAKRIEDGIRQSTEAIAACPATIAEVLRMMELVEQDQMRLTDLVVDFVDPQAVDAPPPAEIDRDVRAVDDGDEESDDSDNVEADEDGGPDREEALERFSRIRKLHAVITKAAEKKGFKSPEVAKGQEKLAEEFMEIKFVSKQINRLVEHVRTLVDEAREQERLIMEVCVTKARMPRKVFLKSFPGNETNPRWIKKISKGGEGNAEVIEANIATINSAQAKLADIEVRAGLPIADLKEVNRRMSIGEAKARRAKKEMVEANLRLVISIAKKYTNRGLQFLDLIQEGNIGLMKAVDKFEYRRGYKFSTYATWWIRQAITRSIADQARTIRIPVHMIETINKLNRISRQMLQEMGREATPEELAVRMDMPEDKIRKVLKIAKEPISMETPIGDDEDSHLGDFVEDTSIMAPTDAATVAGLKAATLDILDTLTPREAKVLRMRFGIGMNTDHTLEEVGKQFDVTRERIRQIEAKALRKLRHPSRSEHLRSFLDM; translated from the coding sequence CTGAATCCAACTGAAACGGCACGAAGGGCGACCTTAATGGATCAAGAGACGCAACGCCTGCAGCTTAAGAAACTCATCCTTCAGGGTAAGGAGCAGGGGTTCCTGACTTATCGGGATATCAATGATCACCTGCCCGAGGATGTGCATGACGCGGATCAGATCGAGACCGTCATTAGCATGATCAACGATATGGGTATCGAGGTCTACGATCAAGCCCCGGACCCCGACACCCTGTTGATGAAGAATGATTCGGCCACGACCCCGGATGATGATGAGGTGGTGGAAGAGGCCGAGCAGGTACTGGCGTCGGCTGTCGAGGGCGAGTTCGGTCGCACCACGGACCCCGTCCGCATGTATATGCGTGAGATGGGTACGGTTGAGCTTTTGACGCGTGAAGGCGAGATCGATCTCGCCAAGCGGATCGAGGACGGTATCCGTCAGAGCACCGAGGCCATTGCGGCATGCCCGGCGACCATCGCCGAGGTGCTGCGGATGATGGAGCTCGTCGAGCAGGATCAGATGCGTCTTACGGACCTGGTCGTGGATTTCGTCGATCCCCAGGCCGTCGATGCGCCACCGCCTGCGGAAATCGACCGGGATGTGCGTGCCGTCGATGACGGCGACGAGGAGTCGGACGATAGCGACAATGTCGAGGCCGATGAGGACGGCGGCCCGGATCGCGAGGAGGCGCTTGAGCGCTTCAGCCGCATCCGCAAGCTGCACGCGGTGATCACGAAGGCCGCAGAGAAGAAGGGCTTCAAGAGTCCAGAGGTTGCAAAGGGGCAGGAGAAGCTCGCCGAAGAATTCATGGAGATCAAGTTCGTCTCGAAGCAGATCAATCGTCTGGTCGAGCATGTCCGCACGCTGGTCGACGAGGCCCGTGAGCAGGAACGATTGATCATGGAGGTGTGCGTCACCAAGGCGCGCATGCCCCGCAAGGTGTTCCTGAAGAGCTTTCCCGGTAACGAGACCAACCCGCGCTGGATCAAGAAGATCAGCAAGGGCGGCGAAGGCAACGCCGAGGTCATAGAGGCCAACATCGCGACGATCAATAGCGCGCAGGCGAAACTCGCCGATATCGAGGTGCGTGCCGGACTGCCGATAGCGGACCTGAAGGAGGTCAATCGGCGCATGTCCATCGGGGAGGCCAAGGCGCGGCGCGCGAAGAAGGAGATGGTCGAGGCCAATCTGCGGCTCGTGATCTCCATCGCCAAGAAGTACACCAATCGCGGCCTGCAGTTCCTGGACCTGATCCAGGAGGGCAACATCGGCCTCATGAAGGCGGTCGACAAGTTCGAGTACCGGCGCGGTTACAAGTTCTCGACCTATGCGACGTGGTGGATACGCCAGGCGATCACGCGCTCCATCGCCGATCAGGCGCGCACTATCCGCATTCCGGTGCACATGATCGAGACCATCAACAAGCTCAATCGGATCTCGCGCCAGATGCTGCAGGAGATGGGTCGCGAGGCGACCCCCGAGGAGCTCGCGGTACGCATGGACATGCCTGAGGACAAGATCCGCAAGGTGTTGAAGATCGCCAAGGAACCGATCTCCATGGAGACACCGATCGGCGACGATGAAGATTCGCATCTGGGCGACTTCGTGGAGGACACGAGCATCATGGCCCCGACCGATGCGGCGACCGTGGCTGGCCTCAAGGCTGCGACCCTTGATATATTGGACACCTTGACGCCGCGCGAAGCGAAGGTCCTGCGCATGCGCTTTGGGATCGGCATGAACACCGATCACACCCTGGAAGAGGTGGGCAAGCAGTTCGATGTGACGCGCGAGCGGATCCGCCAGATCGAGGCGAAGGCCTTGCGCAAGCTGCGTCACCCGAGCCGTTCCGAGCACTTGCGCAGCTTTCTCGATATGTAA
- a CDS encoding porin family protein has translation MPKTYRTAIAALIGTLSFSAAHAAGFYTGANVGASNIQGLGGSASAGIYAGYAIDSWFSVEAGYNRLGRWSGSDQGQPYTNVINNVDVSLTAGPRFGRRLRVYGRLGFVDWSTIGTSGGGEHRVTGRSAQNDILEELHQEFYGLGVSYRLRPHIGLRLEYRIYRAMAVNGHDLDINSVLLGATYHFG, from the coding sequence ATGCCCAAGACATACCGCACGGCCATCGCCGCATTGATCGGTACCTTATCATTCTCCGCCGCCCATGCCGCCGGCTTCTATACCGGGGCCAATGTCGGCGCCTCCAACATCCAGGGCCTCGGTGGCTCCGCGAGCGCCGGGATCTACGCCGGTTACGCCATCGACTCCTGGTTTAGCGTGGAGGCCGGCTATAATCGCCTTGGTCGCTGGAGCGGCAGCGATCAGGGCCAGCCCTACACGAATGTGATCAACAATGTCGACGTGTCACTGACCGCGGGACCGCGATTCGGACGCCGGCTGCGCGTCTATGGACGTCTCGGCTTCGTGGACTGGTCGACGATAGGCACGAGCGGCGGCGGTGAGCATCGGGTTACGGGCCGTTCCGCGCAAAACGACATACTCGAGGAACTGCATCAGGAGTTTTATGGCCTCGGCGTCTCCTATCGCCTGAGGCCTCATATCGGCCTACGCCTTGAATACCGCATCTATCGCGCCATGGCCGTCAACGGCCATGATCTCGACATCAACTCCGTGCTCCTGGGCGCCACCTACCACTTCGGTTGA
- the plsY gene encoding glycerol-3-phosphate 1-O-acyltransferase PlsY, translated as MGNAVTHISIWAYVLPGLAYLLGSLSTAVVTSRLLGLPDPRHAGSGNPGATNVLRLGGKKAAIITLIGDVLKGALPVMLARLLGVAPWIEALTAWAALLGHVYPVFFRFHGGKGVATALGVLTAINPVAGAGLLGIWLVVALMFRYSSLAALTAAVAAPFLMAATLRPHIGLFFAMTSAMSLLLLWRHRTNIRNLLAGRETKIGAKAAKAR; from the coding sequence TTGGGGAACGCCGTCACGCATATCTCGATATGGGCCTATGTTTTACCGGGGCTTGCCTATCTCCTCGGTTCGCTGTCCACGGCCGTTGTGACAAGCCGCCTGCTGGGGTTGCCCGACCCGCGCCACGCAGGCTCGGGAAATCCCGGGGCAACCAACGTATTGCGTCTCGGGGGCAAGAAGGCCGCCATTATCACCCTAATAGGCGACGTCCTCAAAGGGGCGCTCCCGGTGATGCTGGCGCGGCTTCTTGGGGTGGCGCCGTGGATCGAGGCCTTGACCGCCTGGGCGGCGCTGCTCGGACATGTCTATCCGGTGTTCTTCCGTTTTCATGGCGGCAAGGGGGTTGCCACCGCGCTCGGGGTGCTCACGGCCATCAACCCGGTTGCCGGGGCGGGATTGCTCGGGATCTGGCTCGTGGTGGCGCTGATGTTTCGCTATTCGTCGCTGGCGGCGCTCACCGCCGCCGTGGCCGCGCCGTTCCTGATGGCCGCCACCCTGCGCCCGCATATCGGGCTCTTCTTTGCGATGACGTCGGCTATGAGCCTCTTGTTGTTGTGGCGCCATCGCACCAATATCCGCAATCTGCTCGCCGGGCGCGAGACCAAGATCGGCGCTAAGGCGGCGAAAGCTCGCTGA
- the folB gene encoding dihydroneopterin aldolase, which translates to MRDGVPQDSGDVLYLHDLRVDCIIGIWDWERQTRQTIVLDLDMGVDIRAAATSDDLRDTLDYKAVAKRVIAFVEASEFRLVETLAERVAGLILREFPVPWLRLRLDKHGAIRGAGQVGLVIERRRIDP; encoded by the coding sequence ATGCGTGACGGCGTTCCCCAAGACAGTGGCGATGTGCTGTATTTACACGATCTGAGAGTGGATTGCATCATCGGGATCTGGGACTGGGAGCGCCAGACCCGACAGACGATCGTGCTTGATCTCGACATGGGTGTCGACATCCGCGCGGCCGCGACCTCCGATGACCTACGCGACACCCTCGACTACAAGGCGGTCGCGAAACGCGTCATCGCGTTCGTGGAGGCCTCGGAGTTTCGCCTCGTCGAGACCTTGGCTGAGCGCGTGGCGGGACTCATCCTGCGGGAATTCCCGGTCCCATGGCTGCGGCTGCGGCTCGATAAACACGGGGCGATCCGCGGCGCGGGTCAGGTCGGGCTTGTGATAGAGCGGCGCCGGATCGACCCTTGA
- the tsaD gene encoding tRNA (adenosine(37)-N6)-threonylcarbamoyltransferase complex transferase subunit TsaD, which translates to MLVLGIETSCDDTGVALYDHDTGLRAHALFSQISHAIYGGVVPELASRDHIQKLLPLIDTLLHDAQVTPTDLDAIAYTAGPGLAGALLVGATLARALAFALAIPALGIHHLEGHLLAPRLETHAPDFPFLALLVSGGHTLLADVRALGRYEILGESRDDAAGEAFDKSAQVLGLGYPGGPAISAAATEGRDIGLRLPRPLLDRPGLEFSFSGLKTALLLASQEQPLDDQRRCDLARALQEAIVDTLAVKCRRALIETGHERLVIAGGVGANQKLRERLTDEVRALGATLYYPRPAFCTDNGAMIAYAGCLRLAAGQTDDGGFGVRPRWPLSELSPP; encoded by the coding sequence ATGCTCGTGCTCGGTATCGAGACCTCCTGCGACGACACCGGCGTGGCCCTCTATGACCACGACACCGGTCTGCGCGCCCATGCGCTCTTTAGCCAGATCAGTCACGCTATCTATGGCGGGGTGGTGCCCGAACTCGCCTCCCGCGACCACATCCAGAAGCTCCTGCCGCTCATCGACACCCTGTTGCACGATGCGCAGGTGACGCCCACCGACCTTGATGCCATCGCCTACACCGCCGGGCCAGGCCTCGCCGGGGCGCTACTGGTGGGGGCGACACTGGCACGGGCGCTGGCCTTCGCGCTCGCCATACCGGCACTGGGCATCCACCACCTCGAAGGCCATCTGCTGGCACCGCGACTGGAGACCCACGCCCCGGATTTTCCGTTTCTCGCCCTGCTGGTCTCAGGGGGCCATACCCTCCTCGCCGACGTGCGCGCGCTCGGGCGCTATGAGATCCTGGGCGAGTCGCGCGACGATGCCGCGGGTGAGGCCTTCGATAAAAGCGCACAGGTCCTGGGTCTCGGTTATCCCGGGGGGCCGGCCATCAGTGCCGCCGCCACAGAGGGCCGCGACATCGGGCTGAGACTGCCGCGGCCGCTGCTCGACCGCCCAGGGCTCGAATTCAGCTTCAGCGGCCTCAAGACCGCGCTTTTGCTGGCCTCCCAGGAGCAGCCGCTGGATGATCAGCGGCGCTGCGACCTCGCGCGCGCCTTGCAGGAGGCGATCGTCGACACATTGGCCGTGAAGTGCCGGCGGGCCCTGATAGAGACCGGCCATGAACGCCTCGTCATTGCCGGCGGGGTCGGGGCGAACCAAAAATTGCGCGAGCGGCTCACAGATGAGGTGCGCGCGCTCGGCGCCACCCTTTACTATCCACGTCCGGCGTTTTGTACCGACAACGGGGCGATGATCGCCTATGCCGGCTGCCTGCGACTTGCCGCCGGGCAGACCGATGACGGCGGCTTCGGGGTACGCCCGCGCTGGCCGCTCAGCGAGCTTTCGCCGCCTTAG
- the rpsU gene encoding 30S ribosomal protein S21: MPSVRVKEHEPFEVALRRFRRSCEKAGVFAEVRRREFYEKPTAVRKRKAAAARKRELKKIARVAQRANRPF; the protein is encoded by the coding sequence ATGCCATCGGTGCGCGTCAAGGAGCACGAGCCTTTCGAGGTTGCGCTGCGTCGTTTTCGCAGGTCATGTGAGAAGGCGGGTGTCTTCGCCGAGGTTCGTCGTCGCGAGTTCTATGAGAAGCCGACGGCGGTTCGCAAGCGCAAGGCGGCGGCGGCGCGCAAGCGCGAACTGAAGAAGATCGCCCGCGTGGCTCAGCGCGCCAACAGGCCGTTCTAA
- a CDS encoding pteridine reductase, which yields MQGSCEPVVLVTGGARRLGAAIVRHLHARGLSVVVHYRSSTDEARRLQAELEALRPGTVALVAADILAPDAPRVLVEAALARFGRLDLLVNNASTFYETPLDTAGYAHWDDLMGTNLRAPFFLCQSAAPHLAARAGAIVNMTDIHAHRPLKDFPIYSVAKAGLAMLTQSLARELAPRVRVNGVAPGAILWPEVGADEAERARVLARIPLHRTGAPEDIARAVAFLLLDAPYVTGQILAVDGGRSTML from the coding sequence ATGCAGGGGTCGTGTGAGCCCGTGGTCCTGGTGACCGGCGGCGCGCGCCGTTTAGGGGCTGCGATCGTGCGCCATCTACACGCGCGCGGCCTGTCCGTCGTCGTGCACTATCGGTCGTCGACCGACGAGGCGCGGCGCCTGCAGGCGGAGCTCGAGGCGTTGCGGCCCGGTACGGTGGCCCTGGTGGCCGCCGACATCCTGGCGCCGGATGCCCCGCGGGTATTGGTCGAGGCCGCGCTCGCGCGCTTCGGGCGGCTCGATCTGCTCGTGAACAATGCCTCGACCTTCTACGAGACGCCCCTCGATACCGCAGGCTACGCGCACTGGGACGATCTCATGGGCACCAATCTGCGCGCCCCCTTCTTTCTTTGCCAATCGGCCGCGCCCCACCTCGCCGCGCGCGCCGGCGCCATCGTCAACATGACCGATATCCATGCCCACCGGCCGCTCAAGGATTTTCCGATCTATAGCGTCGCCAAGGCGGGTCTTGCCATGCTCACGCAGTCCCTGGCGCGGGAACTGGCGCCGCGCGTGCGCGTGAACGGCGTGGCGCCGGGCGCCATCCTCTGGCCGGAGGTGGGCGCCGATGAGGCGGAGCGCGCGCGGGTGCTGGCGCGCATCCCGCTGCATCGTACCGGCGCGCCCGAGGATATCGCGCGCGCGGTGGCGTTTTTGCTGCTCGACGCCCCATACGTCACCGGCCAGATCCTGGCGGTTGACGGCGGACGGTCGACGATGCTCTAA
- a CDS encoding DUF6884 domain-containing protein — translation MTNRVAPLSCVKSKRAQRCRAGDMYISPLFQKMMAYAESLKPKQLILWAKYGLLRPDDKEFRDE, via the coding sequence ATGACAAATCGCGTCGCCCCGCTTTCTTGCGTGAAATCGAAACGCGCGCAGCGATGTCGCGCAGGCGATATGTACATTAGTCCTCTGTTTCAGAAGATGATGGCCTATGCGGAAAGCCTAAAGCCGAAGCAGCTCATCCTGTGGGCCAAGTACGGCCTTCTCAGACCGGACGACAAGGAGTTCCGTGATGAATGA
- the dnaG gene encoding DNA primase, whose protein sequence is MAAKIPSSFIDTVLARTDIVELVSGRVPLRKAGRDYKACCPFHEERTPSFTVSADKQFYHCFGCGAHGSAIGFLMAYERLGFVEAVTELAHRAGLEVPQDGRPAAPAGPDLRPVLAAAARYYQEALRHHPAAERARTYLKGRGITGTVAKDYQLGYAPPGWNGLLSTLAKDFEPAVLERAGLVIARDGTTGFYDRFRDRVMFPISDARGRVIGFGGRILDQGEPKYMNSPETVLFHKGRELYGLPQALAAIDKVGQVVVVEGYMDVLALSQFGVAHVVATLGTATTREHLERLFRYAPEVVFCFDGDRAGREAAWRALEQALTVLRDGRQASFLFLPEGEDPDTLVRAEGRDGFQARLRSATELPEFFFETLCARADLSRMDGRARLVELAKPLLSKLARGALYELMIGRLAELSALKVPQAAVLAPSRAEDAAPRPQPLAPVRGGSLVRQAVALLLQYPALIQEVEELPPPGRPGMDVLAALVALLRETPGLTTGAIVERFADSPHRATLARLAAWEYPSLLPDHEGVMRDIMRTLNEQARAAKAKDRHRYLINKGNLTPEEQAEVIAYLRDRNIGA, encoded by the coding sequence TTGGCCGCTAAGATACCGTCGTCCTTTATCGATACCGTGCTCGCGCGCACGGATATCGTTGAACTGGTCAGCGGGCGTGTGCCGTTGCGCAAGGCAGGCCGGGACTATAAGGCCTGCTGCCCGTTTCACGAAGAGCGGACCCCCTCATTTACGGTGAGTGCCGACAAGCAGTTCTATCACTGCTTCGGTTGCGGGGCGCATGGATCCGCGATCGGGTTTCTGATGGCCTATGAGCGATTGGGCTTCGTCGAGGCCGTGACTGAGCTTGCGCACCGCGCCGGCCTCGAGGTGCCGCAGGACGGTCGCCCGGCGGCGCCTGCGGGGCCGGATCTGCGGCCGGTGCTGGCGGCCGCCGCCCGTTACTACCAGGAGGCCTTGCGTCACCATCCGGCGGCGGAGCGCGCGCGCACCTATCTGAAGGGGCGGGGCATAACGGGCACGGTCGCCAAGGACTACCAGCTGGGCTACGCCCCACCGGGATGGAACGGGCTTCTGAGCACCCTGGCCAAGGACTTCGAGCCGGCGGTCCTGGAGCGCGCTGGGCTTGTCATTGCCCGTGACGGGACGACCGGGTTCTACGACCGGTTTCGCGACCGCGTGATGTTTCCGATCAGCGATGCCCGGGGACGCGTCATAGGCTTCGGGGGGCGAATACTCGACCAGGGCGAGCCCAAGTACATGAACTCCCCGGAGACGGTATTGTTTCATAAGGGGCGCGAGCTCTATGGGTTGCCGCAGGCGCTGGCGGCTATCGACAAGGTCGGGCAGGTGGTGGTCGTCGAGGGCTATATGGATGTCCTGGCGCTGTCCCAGTTCGGGGTGGCGCATGTGGTCGCGACCCTGGGTACGGCCACCACCCGCGAGCATCTCGAGCGGCTGTTTCGTTATGCGCCGGAGGTCGTGTTCTGCTTCGATGGAGATCGGGCCGGGCGCGAGGCCGCATGGCGTGCCCTGGAGCAGGCGCTGACGGTCTTGCGCGATGGTCGTCAGGCGAGCTTCCTGTTCCTCCCCGAGGGTGAGGACCCCGATACCCTCGTGCGTGCCGAGGGGCGCGACGGATTCCAAGCGCGGCTGCGGTCCGCGACGGAATTGCCGGAGTTTTTTTTCGAGACATTGTGTGCCCGTGCGGACCTTTCGCGGATGGATGGACGGGCGCGGTTGGTTGAACTTGCCAAACCCTTGTTGTCGAAGTTAGCAAGAGGCGCATTGTACGAGCTCATGATTGGCAGACTGGCCGAGCTTTCCGCGTTGAAGGTTCCGCAGGCCGCGGTGTTGGCGCCCTCACGCGCCGAGGATGCGGCGCCACGGCCCCAACCCCTAGCCCCGGTGCGTGGTGGCTCTCTGGTGCGTCAGGCCGTGGCCTTGCTTTTGCAATATCCCGCCCTCATTCAAGAGGTGGAGGAGCTTCCGCCCCCCGGTCGGCCCGGCATGGACGTCTTGGCGGCGCTCGTGGCGTTGCTGCGCGAGACCCCGGGGCTTACGACCGGTGCGATCGTCGAGCGGTTTGCCGATAGTCCGCACCGGGCGACCTTGGCGCGGCTTGCGGCCTGGGAGTATCCGTCATTGCTGCCCGATCACGAGGGGGTCATGCGCGACATCATGAGAACACTGAACGAACAGGCCCGCGCGGCGAAGGCCAAGGATCGTCATAGATATCTGATTAATAAAGGCAATCTGACTCCGGAAGAACAGGCCGAGGTGATTGCCTATCTACGCGATCGCAATATCGGGGCCTAG